One Xiphophorus hellerii strain 12219 chromosome 1, Xiphophorus_hellerii-4.1, whole genome shotgun sequence DNA segment encodes these proteins:
- the cxxc1a gene encoding CXXC-type zinc finger protein 1a isoform X1 gives MSEEAAGAEPGPEEEEQGGGEVAMETPSAPVYCVCRKPDINCFMIGCDSCTEWFHGQCVGVSEKAAKAIRVWFCPTCRDRDSSLEIKYRQKKSKEAEPERDDRTDGERSSALQARIDRRRGSQIKRSARMCGECDACLRTEDCAQCDFCKDMKKFGGPNKIRQKCRLRQCEVRARKMLRVRDEEMSRSGSRGRGLSAKGAGHLSEDDDEEDEDEEGFSESELELYQQYKAAGYRDLVWHSEEEDDAQSDSLRKKAVKVKHVKRRDKKPEKKKSVSVPKEEAKPRRHKVKQRHRERVRHSERAGEGGAKEAGGALRQCLGPGCVEPARSGSKYCSEDCGMKLAANRIYEILPQRIQQWQQSPCVAEEMGRRQLERIRKEQQAARLRLTLMEKRFHELETIIANAKQQQVQQDEEVAEGDGDDTDLQIFCVSCSHPVNPKVALRHMERCYAKYESQTSFGSMYPTRIEGATRLFCDVYNPQSKTYCKRLQVLCPEHSRDPKVPADEVCGCPLVKDVFEPTGEFCRVSKRKCNKHYCWEKLRRAEVDLERVRVWYKLDELFEQERNLRTAMTNRAGLLALMLHQTIQHDPITTDLRSAKDR, from the exons ATG tcTGAGGAGGCAGCAGGAGCCGAACCGGGtccggaggaggaggagcagggaggaggagaggttgccatggaaacgccCAGCGCTCCGGTTTACTGCGTGTGTCGGAAACCAGATATCAACTGCTTCATGAT AGGCTGTGACAGCTGCACGGAGTGGTTCCACGGTCAGTGCGTCGGCGTGTCGGAAAAAGCAGCCAAAGCCATCCGAGTTTGGTTCTGCCCGACCTGCAGAG ACAGAGACTCGTCTCTGGAGATCAAATACCGTCAGAAAAAGAGCAAGGAGGCGGAGCCAGAGAGGGACGACAGAACGGATGGCGAGCGAAGCTCCGCCCTCCAGGCCAGGATCGACCGGCGGCGGGGTTCTCAG ATCAAGCGCTCGGCCCGGATGTGTGGCGAATGCGACGCCTGCCTGCGGACGGAGGACTGCGCTCAGTGCGACTTCTGCAAAGACATGAAGAAGTTCGGTGGTCCGAACAAGATCCGGCAGAAATGCCGCCTCCGGCAGTGCGAGGTCCGAGCACGG AAGATGCTTCGAGTTCGAGACGAGGAGATGAGTCGGAGTGGCAGCAGGGGGCGGGGCCTGTCCGCAAAGGGGGCGGGGCATCTTTCAGAAGATGATGACGAGGAGGATGAGGACGAGGAAGGTTTCAGTGAGAGCGAGCTGGAGCTGTACCAGCAGTACAAAGCGGCTGGATACAGAGACCTG GTGTGGCACAGCGAGGAGGAAGATGATGCTCAGTCAGACTCTCTGAGGAAGAAGGCGGTGAAGGTGAAACACGTGAAGAGACGAGACAAGAAACCGGAGAAGAAG AAGTCCGTTTCTGTTCCCAAAGAGGAGGCGAAACCTCGGCGCCACAAGGTGAAGCAGCGCCACAGGGAGCGCGTGCGGCACAGCGAGCGCGCAGGAGAGGGCGGGGCTAAAGAGGCGGGCGGGGCTTTGAGGCAGTGTCTGGGTCCGGGCTGCGTTGAACCGGCCAGAAGTGGCTCCAAGTACTGCTCAGAGGACTGCGGCATGAAACTGGCAGCCAA CCGGATCTATGAGATCCTCCCCCAGAGGATCCAGCAGTGGCAGCAGAGTCCCTGCGTCGCCGAGGAGATGGGGCGGAGACAGCTGGAGCGAATCAGGAAGGAGCAGCAGGCTGCCAGGCTCCGCCTCACGCTGATGGAGAAACGTTTCCATGAACTGGAAACCATCATCGCCAACGCCaagcagcagcaggtccaacAAGACGAGGAG GTTGCTGAGGGAGATGGGGACGACACAGACCTGCAGATCTTCTGTGTGTCCTGCAGCCACCCCGTCAACCCCAAGGTGGCGCTGCGACACATGGAGAGGTGCTATGCTAAG TACGAGAGCCAGACCTCATTTGGCTCCATGTATCCGACTCGCATCGAAGG GGCCACCCGGCTGTTCTGTGATGTCTACAACCCACAGAGCAAGACCTACTGCAAGCGGCTGCAGGTTCTGTGTCCAGAACATTCCAGAGATCCCAAG GTCCCAGCAGATGAGGTGTGTGGATGTCCTCTGGTCAAAGACGTCTTCGAGCCCACTGGGGAGTTCTGCCGGGTCTCCAAGAGGAAGTGCAACAAGCACTACTGCTGGGAGAAGCTGCGGCGGGCCGAGGTCGACCTGGAGCGAGTCCGAGTG TGGTACAAGCTGGATGAACTGTTTGAGCAGGAGAGGAACCTGAGGACGGCCATGACCAACCGGGCTGGGCTGCTGGCGCTGATGCTGCACCAGACCATCCAGCATGACCCAATCACCACCGACCTGCGCTCTGCCAAGGACAGGTAG
- the cxxc1a gene encoding CXXC-type zinc finger protein 1a isoform X2, with amino-acid sequence METPSAPVYCVCRKPDINCFMIGCDSCTEWFHGQCVGVSEKAAKAIRVWFCPTCRDRDSSLEIKYRQKKSKEAEPERDDRTDGERSSALQARIDRRRGSQIKRSARMCGECDACLRTEDCAQCDFCKDMKKFGGPNKIRQKCRLRQCEVRARKMLRVRDEEMSRSGSRGRGLSAKGAGHLSEDDDEEDEDEEGFSESELELYQQYKAAGYRDLVWHSEEEDDAQSDSLRKKAVKVKHVKRRDKKPEKKKSVSVPKEEAKPRRHKVKQRHRERVRHSERAGEGGAKEAGGALRQCLGPGCVEPARSGSKYCSEDCGMKLAANRIYEILPQRIQQWQQSPCVAEEMGRRQLERIRKEQQAARLRLTLMEKRFHELETIIANAKQQQVQQDEEVAEGDGDDTDLQIFCVSCSHPVNPKVALRHMERCYAKYESQTSFGSMYPTRIEGATRLFCDVYNPQSKTYCKRLQVLCPEHSRDPKVPADEVCGCPLVKDVFEPTGEFCRVSKRKCNKHYCWEKLRRAEVDLERVRVWYKLDELFEQERNLRTAMTNRAGLLALMLHQTIQHDPITTDLRSAKDR; translated from the exons atggaaacgccCAGCGCTCCGGTTTACTGCGTGTGTCGGAAACCAGATATCAACTGCTTCATGAT AGGCTGTGACAGCTGCACGGAGTGGTTCCACGGTCAGTGCGTCGGCGTGTCGGAAAAAGCAGCCAAAGCCATCCGAGTTTGGTTCTGCCCGACCTGCAGAG ACAGAGACTCGTCTCTGGAGATCAAATACCGTCAGAAAAAGAGCAAGGAGGCGGAGCCAGAGAGGGACGACAGAACGGATGGCGAGCGAAGCTCCGCCCTCCAGGCCAGGATCGACCGGCGGCGGGGTTCTCAG ATCAAGCGCTCGGCCCGGATGTGTGGCGAATGCGACGCCTGCCTGCGGACGGAGGACTGCGCTCAGTGCGACTTCTGCAAAGACATGAAGAAGTTCGGTGGTCCGAACAAGATCCGGCAGAAATGCCGCCTCCGGCAGTGCGAGGTCCGAGCACGG AAGATGCTTCGAGTTCGAGACGAGGAGATGAGTCGGAGTGGCAGCAGGGGGCGGGGCCTGTCCGCAAAGGGGGCGGGGCATCTTTCAGAAGATGATGACGAGGAGGATGAGGACGAGGAAGGTTTCAGTGAGAGCGAGCTGGAGCTGTACCAGCAGTACAAAGCGGCTGGATACAGAGACCTG GTGTGGCACAGCGAGGAGGAAGATGATGCTCAGTCAGACTCTCTGAGGAAGAAGGCGGTGAAGGTGAAACACGTGAAGAGACGAGACAAGAAACCGGAGAAGAAG AAGTCCGTTTCTGTTCCCAAAGAGGAGGCGAAACCTCGGCGCCACAAGGTGAAGCAGCGCCACAGGGAGCGCGTGCGGCACAGCGAGCGCGCAGGAGAGGGCGGGGCTAAAGAGGCGGGCGGGGCTTTGAGGCAGTGTCTGGGTCCGGGCTGCGTTGAACCGGCCAGAAGTGGCTCCAAGTACTGCTCAGAGGACTGCGGCATGAAACTGGCAGCCAA CCGGATCTATGAGATCCTCCCCCAGAGGATCCAGCAGTGGCAGCAGAGTCCCTGCGTCGCCGAGGAGATGGGGCGGAGACAGCTGGAGCGAATCAGGAAGGAGCAGCAGGCTGCCAGGCTCCGCCTCACGCTGATGGAGAAACGTTTCCATGAACTGGAAACCATCATCGCCAACGCCaagcagcagcaggtccaacAAGACGAGGAG GTTGCTGAGGGAGATGGGGACGACACAGACCTGCAGATCTTCTGTGTGTCCTGCAGCCACCCCGTCAACCCCAAGGTGGCGCTGCGACACATGGAGAGGTGCTATGCTAAG TACGAGAGCCAGACCTCATTTGGCTCCATGTATCCGACTCGCATCGAAGG GGCCACCCGGCTGTTCTGTGATGTCTACAACCCACAGAGCAAGACCTACTGCAAGCGGCTGCAGGTTCTGTGTCCAGAACATTCCAGAGATCCCAAG GTCCCAGCAGATGAGGTGTGTGGATGTCCTCTGGTCAAAGACGTCTTCGAGCCCACTGGGGAGTTCTGCCGGGTCTCCAAGAGGAAGTGCAACAAGCACTACTGCTGGGAGAAGCTGCGGCGGGCCGAGGTCGACCTGGAGCGAGTCCGAGTG TGGTACAAGCTGGATGAACTGTTTGAGCAGGAGAGGAACCTGAGGACGGCCATGACCAACCGGGCTGGGCTGCTGGCGCTGATGCTGCACCAGACCATCCAGCATGACCCAATCACCACCGACCTGCGCTCTGCCAAGGACAGGTAG